The window AAATGAGCCTTCTTAATCCCCCTTATAATTACCTTATAATCACCTACTTGCAAAGTCATATAACAAAAGGTGCTTACTTGGACTTCAAAAGGGCATCTTTTGCAAGCTAATTAGGCATCTTTTGCAAGCTAATTAAGCGTCTTTTAGAAGCCAAAAGGGCATATATAATTTTCAAAGCACACAAAAAAAGTTTACAAGTTGACAAGTAAACTTGCAAACTTGTAAACTAATAAACTAATAAGCACATATACCTTGTAAACTTGTTTACTCGTAAACTCATTCACTTGCAACCTTGCTTACTTTCCCATTACGGTCCTTCACAATCACTACCTGCTTGTGAGCTTTCTGCTCGTTCGTAGTTCTTACGCCAGAGAGCGTGTAGGTCTCGACTGGCTGTTCGTGGTCGGCAGGGAGGGTATTGATGCCTGTCGCTGCCTTTAATGGCGTATAGCTAAAAGAGATTGTATTGTCATTATTCCGAACAATCTGCTTGACTCCTGCCTGACTGCTAACGTTATAATTCGTATAAAAACTTAGACGAGGATCAGTAGACTTCGTTAAGCTATTGTTCAATCCTGTTGGAAATGGGTCGCTGCTCTGTGTGTCATGATCGAGTCGAGCATCGGCAGGAACAATCGTGAAGCGTGGATGACGTTGCACCGAAGCAGCATTCACGTTGTTCATCATCCATGAATAAGCATCGAAATCAACGTGGAAAACCATCAGTCCGTGTCCCGGCAACTCAGTATCCCAGCGGTAAGGCGTACGGTTTTCAAAGATGTAATATTCATTCTTCGTGTCAGGATTATAGAGGAAGTAGGCATCGCCACCCTCAGCAAGTCCCTTCATATTCTTCACCTCGACAGCCTCATCGCCAAGTGTGATAGGCTTCAACCAACCCATATACGCTTTCTCGTAGGCGTCATAGCCAGCTGGCACCGTACCAATTCCCGTACCGCCGTATACGTTTATCAGACTCTCTGGACCGCCGTTATAACTGCCCGCACACATCAAGTCGTATCGCCCAGAACCAACGTTGTTACCGCCACGAGTATCATAAAAGTCGGGCAATCCAAGACAATGCGAGAACTCGTGACAGATGGTACCGATACCAGAATAGAACACACGCTCCTTGCCATTGAGCTGTGCACGGATAATCTCGTTGCTACAAGCGTAGGTGTTTATCGTTTGTCCGTTGAATTTCAGTGCGTCAAGTCCTGCATCAGTGAGCGAATACTTATGTGGCCAGATGGTGCTTGACTCACCACCTGTCGCCTCGCCCTCGCCAGCATAGATGACATAAACCTGCTCTACCTCGCCATCATTGTCCCAGTCGTATTTGCTAAAGTCAACCTGACCTTTGATAGCATTGCAGGCGTCGATAATCATCTGTGGCGCATTCGCATCATTCTGATTACCTGTTCGCTCACCATAAAACTTATAAGGATGCTTGAGCTTTACGGGTCCGACGACATCGAAAGTTAGGTCGAACTTGCCGTTACTCTGATCGAGGAAATAGTCGTGAACACTACCAATAGCCCCATTGTTATTGGTATATCCCACCTTGTTGAGCATATCCTCATAGAGCGTCTTGACATCATTCGCACGTGGTCGGAGTGTCAACACATTCTTCGGATCTTTGAAAGACATATCCTCAAACTCAACCAAGATAACAAGTCCTTTCTTCTTACCCTCCCATGTCATTCCCAATCCTTCTCCGAAAGACTTAGAACTAAGGTGTATCTCCTTCTGTCTTTGCAGTTTTCTTACCTGCTGAAGGGCAGCCACAACGAGTTCCTCTCTATCTTTGCGCAATCCCTTCTCATGTGCCAACACCGATGATGCCACTAACTGATTGTCCTCAATGCAGGCATAATAGTAACTACCATCATGCGGCAACACGGGTATGCCATCTTCCGTCAGCGCATAATTAAAATGCTCGTCGCCGACGGTCATAACCTTCAGGATTGTTCCGTCCGCTTGCTTAAAGCTGCGCCACATCCGCATGGCAGGGATAGCAAATGATGATGTTGCCAACAGTGCACTAACTAAGAGAGTTATAATTTTCTTCATACAACTGCTTTTGAATGATGATTCATTTGGTTTTTATTGGTACGAAATTATCTTTTGAAAGATGATGCAAAGATAAGGAAAAAAATAAAAGGTAAGCAAACAAAACGATAAAAATTAGTTGACGAGTAAACAAGAGAATGTTTTGTAATTCATAATTCATAATTCATAATTATGATTACTATATTAATTCATAATTCACAATTCATAATTCATAATTATGATTACTACCTAACCCTTAAAGTTCAAAGGTAATAGTTAATAGTTCTAATCATAAAGTTCAAAGTTCAAACCTCAAAGTTCAAAGGCGCAGAGTCAACCAGCAAGTGCAAAATTACAAAACGTGTTTAAAGAACTCGCACTTTGGATTAGAAAAGTTTAATTTTTCTCTTGGTCTTTCGTTCAATTTCTTTTGTATGGACATAATTCTCTTGTCCGTATATTTATCAAACGAATCCTTTTTAGGTATATACTGCCTGATTAATTTGTTTGTATTCTCAACAGTTCCCTTTTGCCATGAACAATATGGGTCAGCGAAGTACACGGGCACTCCTAAGTATTTTGTGATGTCCTTATGTGCTGCAAATTCAGGTCCGTTATCTGTTGTAATTGTCTTCAGGCTGTCTTTGTATGGCAGCAGTAGTTTCCTAACCACCTTTACCAGAGGCTTTGACATTTTTCCAAATGGCAGTTTCTGCATAAACAACATATTGGTGGATTTCTCCACTATTGTGAGTATGGCGTGCTGGGCAGGATCGACGATCAAGTCCATCTCAAAATCTCCGAATCTCTTCCCGTCAACTTCCTTACTTCTTTCATGGATACTCACCCTGTCCTTTATTGGAAGATGTCCGCCTTGGGGACGATGCCTGTATTTCATCTTATGCCTTGTGTGCTCTGCAAGCTTCCCTGTTGTGTCATTGTGGATAATGTTATAGATGGACTGGTGGGAGACCTCTATACTCTCATTTATGCGCAGATACCCTGATATTTGTCTTGGAGACCACTGGTCGTTGATAATATATTCTTTAATTCTCCAAACTAATTCGTCGGAGAGTTTGGCGTTAGTTACCGTGCTCTTTCTGCGCTGCATAGCCATATCATGCGCCTTCGTCCAGATATACTTTCCCGAAGGCGTACTGTTGCGTTTGATTTCACGTGAGAGTGTTGACTGACTAATACCGACGATCTCGGCAATTTCTTTTCTCGCTGTTTTCTTTTGGAGTAAGGCAAAAATTTGCGACCTTTGCTCCGAGATTAATTGATGATACATTTGCAATACAAAGTTAGTTAATCTTTGGGAGACTTCGGTCTCCTTTTTTATTTGTATTGCTGGTTGTTTCTTTTTCCTCTCCGAGAGATGCAGACAACCTCTCGCTACGCGTCGAGAACGTCTGCATCTCTCGGAGAGGGACACTCTTTTATTGCACTTCGTTTTGGAACTTGCAAAGGTGATAGTTAATAGTTAATGGTTCTAATCATAAAGTTCAAAGTTCAAACCTCAATGTTCAAAGATTAAGGTTAACCTTCTGTTTTAATTATCCATCGTCTAAATAGCCCCTTTCAACATAAAAAAAAAGCAAGTAAGGTTGACAGACTCGGAAATAATTAATACCTTTGCAAATGAAAAGTTGTAATTATTACAGGAGCAATATACAACGTTTATACATCTGATTATCAGTGGACATCAGACCTAAAATGTGCGTAATTAGCATTAAATACATATCATTATAATACAAGAACATTATGAAAAAGAAATTTATTTGCACCGTTTGTGGTTATATCCACGAGGGAACAGAGGCACCAGCAGAGTGCCCAGTATGCCACGTTAAGGCAGAGAAGTTTAAGGAGTTCAACCCAGCTGCATTGAAGGGTACAAAGACTGAGCAGAACCTCAAGGATGCTTTCGCAGGTGAGAGCCAGGCACATACTAAGTATCTCTACTATGCTTCTAAGGCTAAGAAGGACGGCTTCGAGCAGATTGCAGGCTTCTTCGAGGAGACAGCACGCAACGAGAAGGAGCACGCTAAGATCTGGTTCAAGTTCCTCCACGAGGGTGATATCCCTACAACTACTCAGAACCTCGCTGACGCAGCTGCTGGTGAGAACTACGAGTGGACTGATATGTACGAGCAGATGGCAAAGGACGCTATCGAAGAGGGCTTCCCAGAGTTGGCTGTTAAGTTCCGCAGCGTTGGTAAGGTTGAGAAGCACCACGAGGAGCGTTACCGCAAGCTCTTGAAGAATATCGAGGACAGCGTGGTATTCTCTCGCGATGGCGACTGCATCTGGCAGTGCCGCAACTGTGGTCACATCGTTATCGGTAAGAAGGCTCCAGCCGTTTGCCCTGTATGTAACCACCCACAGAGTTTCTTCCAGGTTGAGGAGTCAAACTATTAAATCAACGCAATAATAATTCCATAGCGTTAGTCACACAGTGCCAAGATCGAAAGGTCTTGGCACTTTTTTTATTTGACAAGTCAACGGCTTGCTTACGAAGACAGGGTAAGGGAAGACAAAGTAACAGAGGAACATATTTTTGGTTGACGAGTTAACGAGTTGATTGTAATAGAAGACATAGTAACAGAAGAACCCCTCCCTCTGTTACTCAAAAGAACTTTGTTCCCCTGTTACTATGTCTTCTATTACTCTGTCTTCGCAATCACCTTGTTCACTGGTCTACCCGTTCACTCGTCCACTAAATCATGTTCCTCTGTTACTATGTCTTCACAATTACCCTGTCTACAGCTAACTTGCCTCATGTCTAAACAAAAGAATATATATTTATATAATTCGGCGACAAAAAAGTGTAAAGTTTAATTATTTCAGCAATCTACCTATTTGTCGCAGATAA of the Prevotella melaninogenica genome contains:
- the rbr gene encoding rubrerythrin, with the protein product MKKKFICTVCGYIHEGTEAPAECPVCHVKAEKFKEFNPAALKGTKTEQNLKDAFAGESQAHTKYLYYASKAKKDGFEQIAGFFEETARNEKEHAKIWFKFLHEGDIPTTTQNLADAAAGENYEWTDMYEQMAKDAIEEGFPELAVKFRSVGKVEKHHEERYRKLLKNIEDSVVFSRDGDCIWQCRNCGHIVIGKKAPAVCPVCNHPQSFFQVEESNY
- a CDS encoding M6 family metalloprotease domain-containing protein; this translates as MKKIITLLVSALLATSSFAIPAMRMWRSFKQADGTILKVMTVGDEHFNYALTEDGIPVLPHDGSYYYACIEDNQLVASSVLAHEKGLRKDREELVVAALQQVRKLQRQKEIHLSSKSFGEGLGMTWEGKKKGLVILVEFEDMSFKDPKNVLTLRPRANDVKTLYEDMLNKVGYTNNNGAIGSVHDYFLDQSNGKFDLTFDVVGPVKLKHPYKFYGERTGNQNDANAPQMIIDACNAIKGQVDFSKYDWDNDGEVEQVYVIYAGEGEATGGESSTIWPHKYSLTDAGLDALKFNGQTINTYACSNEIIRAQLNGKERVFYSGIGTICHEFSHCLGLPDFYDTRGGNNVGSGRYDLMCAGSYNGGPESLINVYGGTGIGTVPAGYDAYEKAYMGWLKPITLGDEAVEVKNMKGLAEGGDAYFLYNPDTKNEYYIFENRTPYRWDTELPGHGLMVFHVDFDAYSWMMNNVNAASVQRHPRFTIVPADARLDHDTQSSDPFPTGLNNSLTKSTDPRLSFYTNYNVSSQAGVKQIVRNNDNTISFSYTPLKAATGINTLPADHEQPVETYTLSGVRTTNEQKAHKQVVIVKDRNGKVSKVASE
- a CDS encoding IS30 family transposase; translated protein: MYHQLISEQRSQIFALLQKKTARKEIAEIVGISQSTLSREIKRNSTPSGKYIWTKAHDMAMQRRKSTVTNAKLSDELVWRIKEYIINDQWSPRQISGYLRINESIEVSHQSIYNIIHNDTTGKLAEHTRHKMKYRHRPQGGHLPIKDRVSIHERSKEVDGKRFGDFEMDLIVDPAQHAILTIVEKSTNMLFMQKLPFGKMSKPLVKVVRKLLLPYKDSLKTITTDNGPEFAAHKDITKYLGVPVYFADPYCSWQKGTVENTNKLIRQYIPKKDSFDKYTDKRIMSIQKKLNERPREKLNFSNPKCEFFKHVL